One window of the Saccopteryx bilineata isolate mSacBil1 chromosome 2, mSacBil1_pri_phased_curated, whole genome shotgun sequence genome contains the following:
- the OASL gene encoding 2'-5'-oligoadenylate synthase-like protein, whose translation MALSPELYETSASKLDSFVAQWLQPSREWKEEVLEAVRIVEQFLRDEPIEEKRGSETVRVLKLVKVGSFGNGTVLRSSTEVELVVFLSCFHSFQEEARYHHAVLRKILRKLMTCQDLLDLGLQILGVFPGVPDALVFTIQTRWKEELITVTIVPAYKALGSSVPNSQLHPEVYVNLIETYGDPGHFSPSFCELQRNFVKHRPTKLKSLLRLVKHWYLQYVKARCPRAMLPPLYALELLTIYAWEMGTQEDQSFGLDEGLTTVMELLQDYKLLCIYWTRHYTFQNPIIEGCVRKQLQRERPIILDPADPTYNVAEGYRWDIVAQRACQCLKQDCCYDDKDNPVTSWNVKRARDIQMTVEQKGYRDLVLTVNPYESIKKVKEKIRQRQGCFGLQRLSFQTPGGERQLLSSRSTLADGGIFSDTRIYLLETISPEIQIFVKNTNGGSHAYAIDPNSFVLGLKEQIEDKQGLFINQQQLEFQGQVLQDCSVFRSYGIKDSDTLVLFEKVIYVPF comes from the exons ATGGCACTGTCCCCAGAGCTGTATGAAACCTCTGCCTCCAAGCTGGACTCCTTCGTGGCTCAGTGGCTGCAGCCCAGCCGGGAGTGGAAAGAAGAGGTGCTGGAGGCTGTGCGGATCGTGGAGCAGTTCCTGCGGGATGAGCCCATTGAGGAGAAGCGTGGGTCGGAGACAGTGCGGGTGCTAAAGTTGGTGAAG GTGGGCTCCTTCGGGAACGGCACAGTGCTCAGGAGCAGCACGGAGGTGGAGCTGGTGGTGTTCCTGAGCTGTTTCCACAGCTTCCAGGAGGAGGCCAGGtaccaccatgctgttttgagaaaGATATTGAGAAAGCTGATGACTTGCCAGGACCTGCTGGACCTCGGGCTCCAGATCTTGGGGGTGTTCCCGGGAGTCCCTGATGCTCTCGTGTTTACCATCCAGACCAGATGGAAGGAGGAGCTCATCACTGTCACCATCGTGCCTGCCTATAAGGCTCTGG GGTCTTCTGTTCCCAACTCTCAGTTACACCCTGAGGTCTATGTGAATCTGATTGAAACCTACGGTGACCCTGgacatttctctccttccttctgcgAGTTGCAGAGGAACTTCGTGAAACATCGGCCAACCAAGCTGAAGAGCCTGCTGCGGTTGGTAAAACACTGGTACCTGCAG TATGTGAAAGCCAGATGCCCCAGAGCCATGCTGCCCCCTCTCTATGCCCTCGAACTACTGACCATCTACGCCTGGGAAATGGGAACACAGGAGGATCAGAGTTTTGGGTTGGATGAAGGCCTCACCACTGTGATGGAGCTACTCCAGGACTATAAGCTCCTCTGTATCTACTGGACCAGGCACTACACATTCCAGAACCCAATCATTGAGGGCTGTGTCAGAAAACAGCTCCAAAGAGAGAG GCCCATCATCCTGGATCCGGCTGACCCCACCTACAATGTGGCAGAAGGGTACAGATGGGACATAGTCGCTCAGAGGGCCTGCCAGTGCCTGAAGCAGGACTGTTGCTACGATGACAAGGACAACCCAGTCACCAGTTGGAATGTGAAG AGGGCACGAGACATCCAGATGACTGTGGAGCAGAAGGGTTACCGAGATTTGGTCCTCACAGTGAACCCTTATGAGTCCATCAAGAAGGTTAAAGAGAAGATCCGGCAGCGGCAGGGCTGCTTCGGCCTGCAGCGTCTGTCCTTCCAGACGCCCGGCGGCGAGCGGCAGCTCCTTAGCAGCCGCAGCACCCTGGCCGATGGCGGGATCTTTTCCGACACTCGCATCTATCTCCTGGAGACCATCTCCCCCGAGATCCAGATCTTTGTGAAGAATACCAATGGTGGAAGCCATGCCTATGCCATTGACCCCAACAGCTTCGTCCTGGGCCTGAAGGAGCAGATAGAAGACAAGCAGGGGCTGTTTATAAATCAGCAACAGCTGGAGTTTCAAGGCCAAGTCCTGCAGGATTGTTCGGTTTTTAGGAGCTATGGGATCAAGGACAGTGACACCCTCGTTCTTTTTGAGAAAGTCATATATGTTCCATTTTAA
- the C2H12orf43 gene encoding protein CUSTOS isoform X2 has protein sequence MPAPRGSMSDLESSSNSSSDGEELARCREAAMPAWGLELRPKESKKKTADAANNQLPTAQPSLRHKVDEHEQDGNELQTTPEFRAHVAKKLGALLDSSITISEVVKEPTKAEVQNVTPEDDGFRLFFTSVPEGPKREASPQPRRKRLPSSSSEDSGEEWQRCREAAVSATDILQESAIHGPVKVDKEAKKKKRKLKNKAKKEASTDLTTATTTSKATVGKQEKESAKLNGDHVSLGTKKKKRKKKAKKASEASSFQPSKRAAAVPAN, from the exons ATGCCGGCGCCCAGAGGTTCCATGAGTGACTTGgaaagcagcagcaacagcagcagcgaTGGGGAGGAGCTGGCGCGGTGCCGTGAGGCGGCAATGCCGGCCTGGGGTTTGGAGCTGCGCCCGAAAGAATCGAAGAAGAAAACGGCTG ACGCTGCAAATAATCAGTTGCCAACTGCCCAGCCAAGCCTCAG gcATAAGGTGGATGAGCATGAACAAGATGGCAACGAGCTTCAGACCACACCTGAATTCCGAGCCCACGTAGCTAAGAAGCTGGGAGCCCTGCTGGACAG ttCCATTACCATCTCAGAAGTTGTGAAGGAGCCAACAAAGGCTGAGGTACAGAACGTCACCCCAGAGGATGATG GCTTCCGCCTTTTCTTCACCTCTGTCCCTGAAGGCCCCAAGAGGGAAGCTTCTCCCCAGCCCCGCCGGAAGCGACTGCCATCCAGCTCCAG TGAGGACAGCGGTGAGGAGTGGCAGCGGTGCCGGGAGGCAGCTGTGTCCGCCACTGACATCCTCCAGGAGTCCGCCATCCATGGCCCTGTCAAGGTGGACAAAGAGgcgaagaagaaaaaaaggaagttgaaaaataaagccaagaaaGAGGCCAGCACGGACTTGACCACAGCCACCACCACAAGCAAGGCCACAGTCGGGAAGCAGGAGAAGGAGTCAGCCAAGCTCAACGGAGACCACGTGTCACTTGGgaccaaaaagaagaaaaggaagaaaaaggcaaAGAAGGCCAGTGAGGCTTCCTCGTTCCAACCATCAAAGAGAGCAGCAGCCGTGCCTGCAAACTGA
- the C2H12orf43 gene encoding protein CUSTOS isoform X1 has protein sequence MPAPRGSMSDLESSSNSSSDGEELARCREAAMPAWGLELRPKESKKKTADAANNQLPTAQPSLRHKVDEHEQDGNELQTTPEFRAHVAKKLGALLDSSITISEVVKEPTKAEVQNVTPEDDGFRLFFTSVPEGPKREASPQPRRKRLPSSSSSEDSGEEWQRCREAAVSATDILQESAIHGPVKVDKEAKKKKRKLKNKAKKEASTDLTTATTTSKATVGKQEKESAKLNGDHVSLGTKKKKRKKKAKKASEASSFQPSKRAAAVPAN, from the exons ATGCCGGCGCCCAGAGGTTCCATGAGTGACTTGgaaagcagcagcaacagcagcagcgaTGGGGAGGAGCTGGCGCGGTGCCGTGAGGCGGCAATGCCGGCCTGGGGTTTGGAGCTGCGCCCGAAAGAATCGAAGAAGAAAACGGCTG ACGCTGCAAATAATCAGTTGCCAACTGCCCAGCCAAGCCTCAG gcATAAGGTGGATGAGCATGAACAAGATGGCAACGAGCTTCAGACCACACCTGAATTCCGAGCCCACGTAGCTAAGAAGCTGGGAGCCCTGCTGGACAG ttCCATTACCATCTCAGAAGTTGTGAAGGAGCCAACAAAGGCTGAGGTACAGAACGTCACCCCAGAGGATGATG GCTTCCGCCTTTTCTTCACCTCTGTCCCTGAAGGCCCCAAGAGGGAAGCTTCTCCCCAGCCCCGCCGGAAGCGACTGCCATCCAGCTCCAG CAGTGAGGACAGCGGTGAGGAGTGGCAGCGGTGCCGGGAGGCAGCTGTGTCCGCCACTGACATCCTCCAGGAGTCCGCCATCCATGGCCCTGTCAAGGTGGACAAAGAGgcgaagaagaaaaaaaggaagttgaaaaataaagccaagaaaGAGGCCAGCACGGACTTGACCACAGCCACCACCACAAGCAAGGCCACAGTCGGGAAGCAGGAGAAGGAGTCAGCCAAGCTCAACGGAGACCACGTGTCACTTGGgaccaaaaagaagaaaaggaagaaaaaggcaaAGAAGGCCAGTGAGGCTTCCTCGTTCCAACCATCAAAGAGAGCAGCAGCCGTGCCTGCAAACTGA